The following are encoded together in the Malaya genurostris strain Urasoe2022 chromosome 3, Malgen_1.1, whole genome shotgun sequence genome:
- the LOC131436856 gene encoding uncharacterized protein LOC131436856 gives MGKTRKTNSQKLMLRMANTVNMGFVKENVTVNKPEENKTLGMKRTRHPLRKVTRNTKILKTTMHEEIKNIGSDSEEECVQEIAVDNTRQDLEKQDELIQLADSSEAEKGQSSAVSDVNPTAAIIAKLLDKITNLEDDNLKLRNLNMKLQTALIDKPGEVSFKEIPGYPDRTWLLKVSQAAEDSDYLFVKELVFYLWPNGIGNATVSGKKSNNPSGKRKPSLNEASQVNEACNPEKLDPEKVEYIKDRLFERRTFLKDSPGTAIKVARKVAKFIAIVVANNPNLRRAT, from the exons atggggaaaacacGGAAAACCAATTCCCAAAAGTTGATGTTGAGAATGGCCAACACTGTGAATATGGGATTTGTGAAAGAAAAT GTTACGGTGAACAAGCCagaagaaaataaaacattgGGTATGAAGCGTACGAGACATCCACTGCGAAAGGTAACacgaaatacaaaaatattaaaGACGACCATGCATGAAGAAATTAAAAACATTGGTTCTGATTCGGAAGAAGAATGCGTCCAGGAGATCGCTGTGGACAACACTAGACAGGATTTGGAGAAACAAGATGAGCTAATTCAATTAGCGGACTCCAGTGAAGCTGAAAAAGGTCAATCGAGTGCAGTGTCCGATGTAAATCCTACCGCAGCAATCATCGCAAAATTATTGGACAAAATCACGAACCTTGAGGACGATAACCTGAAGTTGCGGAATCTAAACATGAAGCTGCAAACAGCATTAATTGACAAACCCGGAGAAGTTTCTTTTAAAGAGATTCCTGGGTACCCCGATAGAACGTGGCTTCTAAAAGTGTCGCAAGCTGCGGAGGATTCTGATTATTTATTCGTAAAAGAGCTGGTGTTCTATTTGTGGCCGAATGGTATAGGCAATGCCACCGTTTCCGGAAAGAAATCGAATAATCCAAGCGGAAAGCGTAAACCGAGTTTGAATGAAGCTTCTCAAGTCAATGAAGCGTGTAATCCGGAGAAACTGGATCCAGAAAAGGTTGAGTACATAAAag ATCGACTTTTCGAACGCAGAACTTTTTTAAAAGATTCTCCAGGAACAGCTATCAAAGTTGCAAGAAAAGTGGCAAAGTTCATAGCGATTGTGGTGGCCAACAATCCAAATCTTCGGCGGGCTACTTGA
- the LOC131437429 gene encoding uncharacterized protein LOC131437429: MKQYNGDYGCTMCLHPGKATDASPIRYYPSQRYPKRDDATTRKMMDEVQFTGQEVHGILNKSVFVALPEFDIIISHPPDYMHAVLLGVMKQLWASLTESENHKAPFYVGLRMKDIEKRFLSFRPPSSFPRYPRSLNQVKKFKANEWEAMLLHYIHPSLYKILPDHLLNHIMLLSSTIFLLLDPNLSEEMINWCDKKLKLFGCQFEAIYGIGRMTYNVHLMSHLAETVRNLGALYNSSLFPYESGNGMLLKFCSGNNKPVLQIEKKYYLNKLCQNSRVPQDSVIKQWVQSIWFKKHSIVQYNPQKIFTVNNSTLFDNDVTQRHFSYHSRLYYNRLNLCTKAACSDLKYDDSWIWINSNFFRIHAILCDQANIIYILGQKLDTISLFPNMYSYTFTDEVRIMKVTDSLKQCISMKVETNGEYMRFISICKKQTQVD, encoded by the exons ATGAAGCAATATAATGGAGATTACGGATGCACAATGTGTCTGCATCCCGGAAAAGCTACTGATGCAAGCCCAATAAGATATTATCCAAGTCAACGGTATCCCAAACGTGACGATGCGACCACTAGAAAAATGATGGATGAAGTTCAATTTACAGGTCAAGAAGTGCATGGAATATTAAATAAATCAGTTTTCGTGGCTCTGCCTGAATTCGATATCATAATAAGTCACCCTCCAGATTATATGCACGCAGTTCTTCTGGGGGTTATGAAACAGTTATGGGCAAGTCTAACTGAAAGTGAAAATCATAAAGCTCCATTTTACGTAGGACTTCGTATGAAAGATATTGAGAAACGTTTTCTCTCCTTCCGACCTCCAAGCTCATTCCCGAGGTATCCACGTTCATTGAAtcaagtaaaaaaattcaaagcaaACGAATGGGAAGCCATGTTATTACATTATATACATCCTAGTTTATATAAAATTCTTCCTGACCATTTATTGAACCATATTATGCTTTTATCatctacaatatttttattattggatCCAAATTTGTCTGAGGAAATGATTAATTGGTGCGATAAAAAGCTTAAACTTTTTGGTTGCCAATTTGAGGCTATTTATGGAATAGGACGAATGACTTACAACGTTCATTTGATGTCTCATTTAGCAGAAACTGTTCGAAATCTTGGAGCATTGTATAACTCATCATTGTTTCCTTATGAATCAG GAAACGGAATGCTATTAAAATTTTGCAGTGGCAACAACAAACCTGTTcttcaaatcgaaaaaaaatattacttgaATAAACTTTGTCAAAACAGCAGGGTGCCTCAAGATTCGGTCATTAAGCAGTGGGTTCAGTCTATATGGTTCAAGAAACATTCTATAGTTCAGTATAATcctcaaaaaatatttactgtgaatAATTCTACCCTCTTCGATAATGATGTAACACAACGTCATTTCAGCTATCATTCTAGACTGTACTACAATCGCTTAAATTTGTGCACAAAAGCTGCTTGCTCAGATCTCAAATATGATGATTCATGGATTTGGATCAACAgtaatttttttcgtattcatgcTATTCTATGCGATCAAGCAAATATAATTTATATACTTGGCCAAAAGTTGGATACTATTAGTTTGTTTCCTAATATGTATTCCTATACTTTCACGGATGAAGTTAGAATTATGAAAGTTACGGATTCTTTAAAGCAATGTATTAGTATGAAAGTTGAAACTAACGGTGAATACATGAGATTCATTTCGATATGCAAAAAGCAAACACAAGTTGATTAA
- the LOC131434915 gene encoding transferrin, giving the protein MISIVFTNIMKMQLRRYIYCVLLIIHYRIVQSQEHIISKDKKLKICVVEGSGLYKKGAQNCPTLEAKSEIQCVYGLDRLDCLRKIKKGTAHFAVFSPEDLLAARWTGAEILVTSELRFHNEFFEYQIVALVDNEAHINTVKELKGSKFCHPGHGIQNHWTEVLADYFESKLVPRECEDDLSPTESRIKAAANFFGPSCKAGPWVSDPTEDRNLKNKYPSLCQLCYNPYQCGIGDKHWGRRGPLYCLTSGAGEVAWVRLDDVRSHFGFSGLPPEADASGYSFLCADGHLQPLDTKKPCVWLAKPWPAVAAQRNFALRVQDTVAGLTHDDIHSWQNALLMILETYHVNVSTLDNTIPVDDYLDQAIGFQDAYSFPSCNPPRSVLFCTKSLLELAKCSWLQEVASVYGVEPNIQCVRFDTLDSCLKQVQHKVSDVVIVDQDTRLRAERDYQLKPILYEYSSSLEDKYVVVAVIRTESTIKTGYDLRGKKACLPKYEGAAYLSVQESLMNHTNQINECTDISSYFSKQSCNWNKKSKCSVLYTGEEGALRCLLEGNGDVAFISYETFKKFKGNEFQWSRSYNTSKFSLLCPFNKPLKQKAICYLNWASRGHIMISSSVSELREKEIYNSLKEIDRLLGKKHRMTSASFTLYGAFDRKSNVIFRDGTETLRSRSEMYRDRNSGFLNTIYSRIAWRNCTRNSAFNMVTPWSLLIYAIFIITHLPSYL; this is encoded by the exons ATGATTAGTATCGTTTTTACAAACATAATGAAAATGCAACTGAGAAGATATATATACTGTGTATTGTTAATAATACATTATCGAATTGTGCAATCACAGGAACACATTATAAGCAAGGACAAAAAAT tgaaaatttgCGTTGTCGAAGGTTCTGGTCTCTACAAAAAAGGAGCGCAAAATTGTCCAACACTTGAAGCTAAATCAGAAATCCAATGTGTTTATGGTTTAGACAGATTAGATTGTTTGAGGAAAATTAAAAAAGGAACCGCACATTTTGCTGTTTTCTCACCAGAAGATTTATTAGCAGCAAGATGGACTGGAGCAGAAATATTAGTTACCAGTGAATTGCGTTTTCACAATG aattttttgaaTATCAAATTGTCGCGCTAGTCGACAACGAAGCACACATCAATACAGTAAAGGAATTGAAAGGTAGTAAATTCTGCCATCCTGGACATGGAATTCAAAATCATTGGACAGAAGTCTTAGCCGAT tattttgaatctaAATTAGTGCCACGAGAATGTGAGGATGATTTATCTCCTACAGAATCAAGGATTAAGGCTGCAGCAAACTTTTTTGGACCTTCTTGTAAAGCCGGACCCTGGGTGTCAGACCCAACAGAAGATCGCAATCTAA AAAATAAGTATCCTTCACTATGTCAATTGTGTTACAATCCCTACCAATGCGGTATTGGCGATAAGCACTGGGGACGTCGTGGACCATTATATTGTCTTACAAGCGGTGCTGGTGAGGTAGCGTGGGTTCGGTTAGATGACGTTCGAAGTCATTTTGGG TTCAGTGGACTCCCACCAGAGGCGGATGCATCAGGGTATAGTTTTCTCTGCGCAGATGGACATTTACAGCCGTTGGATACTAAAAAACCTTGTGTTTGGTTAGCGAAACCTTGGCCAGCAGTTGCAGCTCAAAG AAATTTCGCCCTAAGGGTTCAAGATACTGTTGCTGGACTTACACACGATGATATACATAGTTGGCAGAATGCACTGTTGATGATACTTGAAACATACCATGTTAATGTATCGACATTAGATAACACAATACCAGTTGATGATTATTTAGATCAAGCTATCGGGTTCCAAGATGCTTATAGTTTTCCATCGTGTAATCCGCCAAG ATCGGTTCTGTTCTGTACAAAATCTCTATTGGAGCTTGCCAAATGTTCGTGGTTGCAGGAGGTGGCATCAGTTTACGGAGTTGAACCCAACATACAATGCGTGCGGTTTGATACGTTGGATAGTTGTTTGAAACAAGTACAACATAAAGTATCAGATGTAGTTATTGTAGATCAAGACACTCGCCTTCGGGCAGAACGAGATTATCAACTCAAaccaattttgtatgaatattcaTCGTCTCTGGAGGATAAgtatgttgttgttgctgtaatTCGAACGGAATCGACTATCAAAACCGGTTATG ATCTTCGAGGGAAAAAAGCATGTTTACCAAAATACGAAGGGGCAGCATATTTATCTGTACAAGAATCGCTTATGAACCATACAAACCAAATAAATGAATGCACAGACATATCAAGTTACTTTTCGAAGCAATCATGCAAttggaataaaaaatctaaatgctCCGTACTATATACTGGAGAAGAAGGTGCACTAAGATGTTTGCTTGAAGGGAATGGAGATGTGGCATTCATAAGCTATGAAacattcaaaaaatttaaag GCAATGAATTTCAATGGAGTCGTAGTTACAATACGTCCAAGTTTTCCCTTTTATGCCCATTTAATAAACCGCTAAAACAGAAAGCAATTTGCTATTTGAACTGGGCATCTCGCGGTCACATTATGATTAGTTCATCTGTATCAGAACTACGGGAGAAAGAAAtctataattcattgaaagagatTGATAGACTTTTGGGGAAGAAACATCGAATGACATCAGCATCATTTACGTTGTATGGAGCATTTGATCGCAAGTCGAATGTAATTTTTAG aGACGGAACAGAGACTCTCCGTAGTCGATCTGAAATGTATCGCGACAGAAACTCTGGTTTTCTGAATACGATATATTCAAGAATAGCCTGGAGGAACTGCACTCGAAATAGCGCGTTCAATATGGTAACGCCATGGTCATTACTCATTTATGCCATATTTATTATCACACATCTGCCTTCCTACTTATGA